One Candidatus Coatesbacteria bacterium genomic region harbors:
- a CDS encoding DUF2723 domain-containing protein, producing the protein MTNPEPALSEGRGGLRLAALSAALIVLVVYALTAAPGTVLLESNAELAVAARHLGCAHSPGYPLHSLTGRLACALGAGDAVFAVNLLSAFFGALTVFFLVLVLGELGVETILAAGGGLLFGLSATHWTQAGQTEVYTLHLALTAAALLFALRLRNGAGGERPDGRTAVTLGLIVGLLLTSHNAAPTYLPALALIAFPGLKGLRAGGWGLVVAAVLLGWSSYLYLPLRAATGPPVNWAGADHLAGFWRGLTQSAYASRGLAREGAVLAGQLGWIGESWWRDLAPGLLLPGLAGLAVLRKRRGVPVALLLLMVLPALGLLLTHNQPATELRGSDETFLITGALTAVLGLALGLDWLRKRSGSAAGRWAARLLLAAAVVGTAFSSAPRAVLNENELSEAAGADLLANAPHDALLAVAVLPSDGLYFDVLVKRRVRDRRPDIAASSVHLITAPWYQRELYDRSGLRLPPPQWQAGLHQAVAARLPPYQAQAVVARELLSAAAEGNDRPLALAVGGRYWEDYLTADGSRGGFQPYGLLELRPAPGERPPSDHARLPALWRYPGPEPLPEPLPEPLPEPLPEPLPEPLTKYERALADFYTRRRRLNALAGP; encoded by the coding sequence ATGACCAACCCAGAACCAGCGCTGTCCGAAGGCCGGGGGGGTTTACGCCTCGCGGCGCTGTCGGCCGCTCTGATCGTCCTCGTCGTCTACGCGCTGACGGCGGCGCCGGGGACGGTGCTGCTGGAATCCAACGCCGAGCTGGCCGTCGCCGCCCGCCACCTGGGCTGTGCCCACTCCCCGGGCTACCCGCTGCATTCACTGACGGGCCGGCTGGCCTGCGCCCTGGGGGCCGGCGACGCCGTCTTCGCCGTCAACCTGCTCAGCGCTTTCTTCGGCGCGCTGACCGTCTTCTTTCTCGTGCTGGTCCTGGGGGAGCTGGGGGTCGAGACGATCCTCGCCGCCGGCGGGGGGCTGCTGTTCGGCCTGTCGGCGACCCACTGGACTCAGGCAGGTCAGACCGAGGTCTACACCCTGCATCTGGCGCTGACCGCGGCGGCGCTGCTGTTCGCCCTGCGCCTGCGCAACGGCGCCGGCGGGGAGCGGCCCGACGGCCGGACCGCCGTCACCCTGGGGCTGATCGTCGGACTGTTGCTGACCAGTCACAACGCCGCCCCGACCTACCTGCCGGCTCTCGCGCTCATCGCTTTCCCGGGGCTCAAGGGCTTGAGAGCGGGCGGTTGGGGCCTGGTCGTCGCCGCCGTCCTGCTCGGCTGGTCGAGCTACCTCTACCTGCCCCTGCGGGCGGCGACGGGACCGCCGGTCAACTGGGCCGGCGCCGACCACCTCGCGGGCTTCTGGCGCGGCTTGACCCAGAGCGCCTACGCCTCACGGGGGCTGGCGCGCGAGGGCGCCGTTCTGGCCGGTCAGTTGGGCTGGATCGGCGAAAGCTGGTGGCGGGACCTGGCCCCGGGGCTGTTGCTCCCGGGGCTGGCGGGTCTGGCCGTGTTGCGCAAGCGGCGCGGCGTGCCGGTGGCCCTGCTGCTGTTGATGGTCCTGCCCGCCCTCGGTCTGTTGCTGACCCACAACCAGCCCGCGACCGAGCTGCGCGGCTCCGACGAGACCTTCCTGATCACCGGCGCCCTGACGGCGGTGCTTGGACTGGCGTTGGGCTTGGACTGGTTGCGCAAGCGCAGCGGTTCGGCGGCGGGACGCTGGGCGGCGAGGCTGCTGCTGGCGGCGGCCGTCGTCGGCACGGCTTTCTCCTCGGCGCCGCGGGCGGTGCTCAACGAGAACGAGCTCAGCGAGGCCGCCGGAGCCGACCTGCTGGCCAACGCCCCCCACGACGCCTTGCTGGCCGTCGCCGTCCTGCCCTCGGACGGGCTGTACTTCGACGTCCTGGTCAAGCGCCGGGTGCGCGACCGGCGTCCCGATATCGCGGCGAGCTCGGTCCATCTGATAACCGCGCCCTGGTACCAACGCGAACTGTACGACCGTAGCGGGCTGCGCCTGCCGCCGCCCCAATGGCAGGCCGGGCTGCATCAGGCCGTCGCCGCGCGGTTGCCGCCCTACCAGGCCCAGGCCGTCGTCGCCCGGGAGCTGCTGTCGGCCGCGGCCGAGGGCAACGACCGTCCCCTGGCCCTGGCCGTCGGCGGGCGCTACTGGGAGGATTACCTGACCGCCGACGGCAGCCGCGGGGGTTTCCAGCCCTACGGCCTGCTCGAGCTGCGCCCCGCCCCGGGCGAGCGGCCACCGTCGGATCACGCCCGCCTGCCGGCCCTCTGGCGCTACCCCGGTCCCGAGCCATTGCCCGAGCCATTGCCCGAGCCATTGCCCGAGCCATTGCCCGAGCCATTGCCCGAGCCATTGACAAAATATGAGCGGGCCCTGGCCGACTTCTACACCCGGCGACGACGCCTCAACGCCCTGGCCGGACCTTGA
- a CDS encoding DUF4339 domain-containing protein: MAETYIYVNGEQIGPLPVEEIKSWVEDGRMGPDDQVWIQARNEWVMARNVAQFKRIFAERGIDTSEEQAAPKGLMLSIAGDQYGPYPATQIITFINEGRLNRQDFVWIERHQKWFELEKIVQFRQAFEKAEQAGTVGGGAAEVDETAEEQTPAQTVAEDTAPETAPMAETSEATESTAAPETTETAESEPAAAGEPGAETDEEGVGPVLDSDWSSFGEDTDERPVVTDADIVRRAFSDRPAEGGALGTIGDFVSGTEKGTEPPVREETYVDPSELPLMKANAAKRLGGLVWDFVICFLFIAVLGIIFYLLDSVFKDVLFFKVFNPNDTMGILEGAGFLSNLSRTFIFISIGVIFLYLLLRDVLFGKRSLGKRLAGLRVVDRVSKQPGSGGKLILRNLTVATVAPLLIEILLVLADSKGLRIGDRLAQTQVVDTTY, encoded by the coding sequence ATGGCCGAGACCTACATCTACGTCAACGGGGAGCAGATCGGCCCCCTGCCCGTCGAGGAGATCAAGAGCTGGGTCGAGGACGGCCGGATGGGTCCCGACGATCAGGTCTGGATCCAGGCCCGCAACGAGTGGGTCATGGCCCGCAACGTCGCCCAGTTCAAGCGCATCTTCGCCGAGCGGGGGATCGACACCTCCGAGGAACAGGCCGCGCCCAAGGGCCTGATGCTCTCCATCGCCGGAGACCAGTATGGGCCCTACCCGGCGACGCAGATCATCACCTTCATCAACGAGGGCCGGCTGAACCGTCAGGATTTCGTCTGGATCGAACGCCACCAGAAATGGTTCGAGCTGGAGAAGATCGTCCAGTTCCGCCAGGCCTTCGAGAAAGCCGAACAGGCCGGTACCGTCGGGGGTGGCGCCGCCGAGGTCGACGAGACCGCCGAGGAGCAAACCCCGGCGCAGACCGTCGCTGAGGACACCGCGCCCGAAACGGCGCCGATGGCGGAAACCTCCGAAGCGACGGAATCGACAGCGGCGCCGGAAACGACGGAAACAGCGGAATCCGAGCCCGCCGCCGCCGGCGAACCTGGCGCCGAGACCGACGAGGAGGGCGTCGGCCCCGTCCTCGACAGCGACTGGTCCTCCTTCGGCGAGGATACGGACGAACGCCCCGTGGTCACCGACGCCGACATCGTCCGCCGGGCCTTCAGCGATCGTCCCGCCGAGGGCGGCGCTCTGGGCACCATCGGGGACTTCGTCTCCGGCACCGAGAAGGGAACCGAGCCCCCCGTCCGCGAAGAGACCTACGTCGATCCCAGCGAGCTGCCGCTGATGAAGGCCAACGCCGCCAAGCGCCTCGGCGGCCTGGTCTGGGACTTCGTCATCTGTTTCCTGTTCATCGCCGTGCTGGGGATCATCTTCTACCTGCTCGATTCCGTCTTCAAGGACGTGCTGTTCTTCAAGGTCTTCAACCCCAACGACACCATGGGGATCCTGGAGGGGGCCGGTTTCCTCTCCAACCTCTCCCGGACTTTCATCTTCATCTCCATCGGCGTGATCTTCCTCTACCTGTTGCTGCGCGACGTGCTGTTCGGCAAGCGCTCCCTGGGCAAGCGCCTGGCCGGGCTGCGGGTCGTCGACCGCGTCTCCAAGCAACCCGGCTCCGGCGGCAAACTGATCCTGCGCAACCTGACCGTGGCCACCGTCGCCCCGCTGCTCATCGAGATCCTGCTGGTGCTGGCCGACTCCAAGGGCCTGCGCATCGGCGACCGTTTGGCCCAGACCCAGGTCGTCGACACGACCTACTAG
- a CDS encoding cation diffusion facilitator family transporter yields MTTLRADSAAELRTKRRVTWIGALVNLLLAGLKLAAGLLGGALTLVSDGVHSLSDVVSDAVVLLGVRFAARPADDEHPWGHGRIETLTAFVLGLILIGAAVALGWSGLRGIRHPEAVDPSWWAAGAALFSLAAKEALFRWTRAVGRRTNSRALIANAWHHRSDALSSLVALAAVGGAILLPEWDFLDPLGSLLVALMILVVGMRILLDAARELIDTGVEEELRRKLGGIVAGVAGVERVVSLEARRMGPSLAVELTVAVDPEMDVFQAHRITEFIDAQLRRKLQRVGKLMIHVEPCREPQRLDAAANTRLRRAITAAGRAVDGVRELRDLRLHRRATGVAVDLSVELDAGLPLERAHHIAAEVQLRLAEIEGVGRVMVGFEPHREPGDGARADG; encoded by the coding sequence ATGACCACTCTGCGCGCCGACAGCGCCGCGGAGCTGCGGACCAAGCGTCGGGTGACCTGGATCGGCGCCCTGGTCAACCTGCTGCTGGCCGGTCTCAAGCTGGCGGCGGGTCTGCTGGGCGGCGCCCTGACCCTGGTCTCCGACGGGGTCCACTCCCTCTCCGACGTGGTCTCCGACGCCGTCGTCCTGCTGGGGGTGCGTTTCGCCGCCCGTCCGGCCGACGACGAGCATCCCTGGGGCCATGGGCGGATCGAGACACTGACCGCCTTCGTCCTGGGACTGATCCTCATCGGCGCCGCCGTCGCCCTGGGCTGGAGCGGTCTGCGGGGTATCCGGCATCCCGAGGCCGTCGACCCCTCGTGGTGGGCCGCCGGCGCGGCCCTCTTCTCCCTGGCGGCCAAGGAGGCCCTGTTCCGCTGGACCCGCGCCGTCGGCCGTCGGACCAACTCCCGGGCCCTGATCGCCAACGCCTGGCACCATCGCTCCGACGCCCTCTCCAGCCTGGTGGCCCTGGCCGCCGTCGGCGGCGCCATCCTGCTGCCCGAGTGGGACTTCCTCGATCCGTTGGGCTCCCTGCTGGTGGCGCTGATGATCCTCGTCGTCGGGATGCGGATCCTGCTGGACGCCGCCCGTGAGCTGATCGACACCGGGGTCGAGGAGGAGCTGCGGCGCAAGCTCGGCGGGATCGTCGCCGGAGTGGCCGGAGTGGAGCGCGTCGTGAGCCTCGAGGCCCGCCGGATGGGACCCAGCCTGGCAGTCGAGTTGACCGTGGCCGTCGATCCGGAGATGGATGTTTTCCAGGCCCACCGGATCACCGAATTCATCGACGCCCAACTGCGGCGCAAGCTGCAGCGGGTCGGCAAGCTGATGATCCACGTCGAGCCCTGCCGGGAGCCGCAGCGTCTCGACGCCGCCGCCAACACCCGGCTGCGTCGGGCGATCACCGCGGCAGGTCGGGCCGTCGACGGCGTCCGCGAGCTGCGCGATCTGCGCCTGCATCGCCGGGCCACCGGGGTGGCCGTCGATCTGAGCGTCGAACTCGACGCCGGGCTGCCCCTGGAGCGGGCCCACCACATCGCCGCGGAGGTTCAGCTCCGCCTGGCGGAGATCGAGGGCGTCGGCCGGGTGATGGTCGGCTTCGAGCCCCACCGCGAGCCGGGCGACGGCGCGCGAGCCGACGGTTGA
- a CDS encoding N-6 DNA methylase yields the protein MTGDRHNRGAYYTPPELARPLTAATLEGLCAADGGPPRVLDPACGAGDFLAAAGHDLIERWGEGTRRELPRLLQGMELEEEAAGAARRRLGELSGTSLEAWRKSIVVGDALLGEVRLSRHGPDAWDAVLTNPPFLNAIERRSRPAPERKRRLKERFTCAVGPVDAGVLFAELALELVRDGGRVGLVLPNKYLAAGYAARWREWALERSELRLLADYSAGGHFSGAAVYPVGVVLVKTPPRPGYTVSVQRRDGRLGEAPAPTGLPGWGPLLAADPAAAMAELERTPRLDEFYDVRAAATVAEAYELRRSLIDGAVPGEAFPFVTSGALERGRHRFGEIVQRYLGRDYHEPRLPVAAPELSSARRELYGARKVLVAGMTAGAGGLRAVLDPGGLAAAVSVTTIRPRTDREPPLSLGELTRWLNGPVAARLYRALWEPLALAGGYLRVGPPQLRALPLP from the coding sequence ATGACCGGGGATCGGCACAATCGCGGCGCCTACTACACCCCGCCGGAGTTGGCCCGCCCGTTGACGGCGGCGACCCTAGAGGGGCTGTGTGCAGCGGACGGCGGCCCGCCCCGGGTGCTGGATCCGGCCTGCGGGGCGGGTGACTTTCTGGCGGCGGCGGGACACGATTTGATCGAGCGTTGGGGCGAGGGAACGCGGCGGGAGCTGCCGCGTCTGCTCCAGGGGATGGAGCTGGAGGAGGAAGCGGCCGGAGCGGCGCGGCGGCGCCTGGGCGAACTCAGCGGTACGTCCCTCGAGGCCTGGAGGAAGAGTATCGTCGTCGGCGACGCCCTGCTGGGCGAAGTGCGGCTTAGTCGACACGGCCCCGACGCCTGGGACGCCGTGCTGACCAACCCACCGTTTCTCAACGCTATCGAGCGCCGCAGCCGACCCGCTCCCGAACGCAAACGCCGGCTCAAGGAGCGCTTTACCTGCGCCGTCGGCCCCGTCGACGCCGGGGTGCTGTTCGCCGAGCTGGCTCTGGAGCTGGTCCGTGACGGCGGCCGCGTGGGGCTGGTGCTGCCCAACAAGTACCTGGCCGCAGGCTACGCCGCCCGCTGGCGGGAGTGGGCGCTGGAGCGGTCCGAGCTGCGCCTCCTCGCCGACTACAGCGCCGGAGGCCACTTCAGCGGCGCCGCCGTCTACCCCGTCGGCGTCGTGTTGGTCAAGACCCCACCCCGCCCCGGCTACACCGTCAGTGTTCAGCGCCGCGACGGCCGGCTCGGCGAGGCTCCGGCGCCGACCGGTCTGCCCGGCTGGGGGCCCCTGCTGGCCGCGGACCCCGCCGCCGCGATGGCCGAGCTGGAACGGACCCCGCGCCTGGACGAATTCTACGACGTGCGGGCCGCAGCCACCGTCGCCGAGGCCTACGAGCTGCGGCGCTCCCTGATCGACGGCGCCGTGCCGGGCGAGGCCTTCCCCTTCGTCACCTCGGGGGCCCTCGAGCGCGGCCGCCATCGCTTCGGCGAGATCGTCCAGCGCTACCTGGGCCGGGATTATCACGAGCCCCGCCTGCCCGTCGCGGCCCCCGAACTGTCGTCGGCGCGGCGAGAACTCTACGGCGCGCGCAAGGTCCTCGTCGCCGGGATGACGGCGGGCGCCGGCGGCCTGCGCGCCGTATTAGACCCCGGCGGTCTGGCCGCCGCGGTCAGCGTGACAACGATCCGTCCCCGGACGGACCGCGAGCCGCCGCTGAGCCTCGGGGAACTGACTCGCTGGCTCAACGGTCCCGTCGCCGCCCGGCTCTACCGGGCCCTCTGGGAACCCCTGGCCCTGGCCGGCGGCTACCTGCGCGTCGGCCCGCCCCAGCTGCGCGCCCTGCCCCTGCCGTGA